The DNA region CCGGGCGTCGATACCCCCGACTATGTGTATGACGAGGGGGCTACCGCGTTCGTCATATCCGACGAGGAACAATCGAAGCAGCCGGGAAAGAAGCAGAACCGCGAAGACCGCATACCCCTCCCCTGGGACCCGATATTCCGGACCAATTTCGTTCGCGTGCTCAGTGCGATCGCTGACCGCTATGGAAGCGATGAGAAATTCGCAGCAACTGCGATAACCGGTGTTTCGCATCGCTACAGCGAGACGCATCTGCCCAAGAACGTCGCGCAGTGGAAAAAATACGATAATGTCGAAGCGAAGGTGCGCGAGTCGCTCATCTATTACGTGGACCTTTTCGCGACGCTGTTCCCGCGGCAGGCGCTCTGCTACGAGATCGCCGTGCCCTTCAGCGGCATGGAACAGGCCCTCAGGGATTCAATTGCACATGCGGTAACGCGGTATCCGTCATCGATATCCCTGCAGAACAATCAGCTGAGCGGTAAGAACGACAATACGCGCAATCCGACGTATCGCATCATCTGCGAATACAAGGACGTGAAGAACGGTTTTCAGAACGTATCCTGTCTCACGCCGCCGTGTTCGACAGCGGATGGACGTCAGGGGGATATGATGCAGACGATAAGCAATTACGTGAACGCCGAAGCGGAATATCTTGAGGTCTGGTACATAGACGGGGCTACGACGGCTACGACACGATCGCTCCGCGATGCCATTGATGCAGCGTATGCTCAGAAAAAACGATAAGGAGCGCTCATACATGTTCCGGAACTATATCGCCTTTCTGATCTTTGCATTTTGCTCCCTGGCAGCCGACATACCGTCATATCTATCGGAAGCATCGGTCAGGAACGGCGGATTCGACAACGGCGTCAAGGAGTGGACGGCTGTCTACAGCGAACGCGGCGAGATGACGACGGTAGAGGACGGCGGGCCATGTCTTTCAGTGAAGACGACAGCGGCGAACTATTTTTTCTATAACAACACCGAGATACCGCTCACGCATCGGCGTCTTGTCGTCACGTTCCGAGCGAAGGGAAAGGGACCGCTCAATTTCTATCAGCTCCTTTTCGACGCAGCAAAAAAAGGCGTGAACACGCCGGGCATCATGACGATAGCACCGCTCTCTATCACGCTTACGCCCGAATGGAAAGAATATTCCATCGCGCTTTCCGTCGGAAGCATGGGCGTGATGATGAAGCCGTATTTTTTGCTCTCGCAGGCGCAGAGCGAACTCGTTCTTGATAACGTCTCCGTATACTATGACACGAGGAGCGACGACGATGTGCACCGCGAAGCGCTGAAAGCGCATGCAACGAAATATGTCGATGCCCCTGCGGTACGAACACCGAGATTTTCCGGTGACATCATCGACAACGACGGGCTCCTCTACCGGATCACGCTCACGAAGAACGGCGATATCGCCGGGCGTTTCGCCGTCGAGGGCGGCATCGCGGGGATGACAGGCGGGCGGCGGAAACATGCGGAAGCGGAAGTGGCCGTACGCATACGCACAAACGGCGATGATGTTTCATATGAGATAAAGGTAACGCCGAATGCCGGATACGGCGTCTTCGAAGTGGAATATCCTCTGCTCGTGCTGAAACCGATATCCGGTGCAGCGCATGATCGTCTCATCGTGCCCAATCAGTCCGGCGTCATCATCGATGATCCGTTCAGTGCCGAAAAGAGCGGACGCGGATCGCCGCATCGGTTCGGGAAATATATCTGGTACGGGACCTACGGAACGACGGCGCAGTCGATGCAGTGCGTGCTCTATGAGAACGGCTCCGACGGCATCATGCTTTGGGCGAAGGACGGCGAGGGATACATAAAGGATTTTGAAGTATCGTTGAACATCGCCGCATCATATCCCGGGGACGGCATACGCGCATCCGTGCACCACTATCCCGCCAACACCGGAGCCGCGAGGACATCGTGGACGTCGCCGTATCCGGTAGTGACAACACGCTATCATAACGGCTGGCAGCGGGCCGCAAAGATATACCGCGACTGGGCCCTCACGCAGACGTGGTGCGCGGGCGGCGGCATTCTCGATCGTGTAAAACGCGGCGAACTTTCCGCGTGGCTCGCGAATAATCCGTTCTGGCTCATCGCCATCAATGAGAACACCTATGACATGCTCGCGAAATACACGGAGCTTTTCCCTGGTGTCGAATTCTCCGTATTTCTCACGCAGTGGCAGCGCTGGCCTTTCGATACCGGCAACCCCGATTACTTCCCGCCGAAGAACGAGGAGGGGTATCGCCGACTCATCTCGCTTCAGAAGAACAGGATGCATTTCTTCCCGTACATGAACATGATCGCGTTCGATAATTCGTTCGATCATGACGCCAATAACAATGCGCTCTCGAAATTCAAGGCGTCGTTCGCACAGCCGTGTTCAGCCGTGCTGATGTCGAGCGAATCGGCGGCGTCGGTGCCCCATTACGTGAACTATCAGGAGTTCTGGGGACGCGATGGAAAGAAGACCGAGGAGCTCAAACAGATGCTCCGTACCGCGTGGAATGGCCCTGTGGACGAGAGCATCATTACGCAGATACGCTCGGACTGGATGACGATATACTCGTATGAGAAAGAAGCGCTCGTGAAAAAGCTCACCCATGCGTGGGGCAGGGATGCGTCTGTCATCGATGCGATACGGGTGAAGAACGAATTCAAACCGCTCTGCCGCGCCGATGTGCGCTGGCGTGAATACTTCATCGGACTTGCGTCGCAGAACCTCACGGGTTACGGTACGGACGGACAGTATCTCGATCAGTCATCGGTGGGCGGCATGTTCGCCTGCTGGTCGACCGATCACGGGCATGCGCCGGGTTTCGGTACGAACCATCTCAATGGTACACGCGCTTTCTTCACGGGCATTCATGAGAAGAACCGCGGCAAGGCGCTCAAGGGCGAAGCGATCTGCGAATATTTTATCGGTGCCGTCGAGGAAGCGCATTGTCAGATGCCGGAATTCCACCGCGCGAAGCTCATACCGCTCTTCCAGACGGTGTATCACGGTTACATTTCGCACATGGCGTGGGATATAACGCCGCCCTCGTTCGCGAACATGAACGATCTGACCGCGGCGGTATCGCTCATGCTGCACTACGGATATAAGATCGGCTTTGCGACGCTCGAACCGTATCTGAAGCTCATCTCGCCCGAGCAGGAGCGGTTCGCGCTGCCGTATTTCAAACAGGCGGTGAAGATCATGCTCGCCACCATGGATACGTTCTGCTACGGCGAACGCCTCGCCGACCCTGTCGTCACAGGAAGCCCCTGGCATGAAGTATCTTATTATCAGGACGCGTCGGGGACGAAGACGGTGAAGGCGGTTCGCCCTGTCGTTGAAGCATCGTGCTGGCGTTCGCTCGACGGGAAAAAGGCGATGTTTTTCGTTTCGAACAGCGGCGACAAAGCGGTCACCGTAACACTGGCGTCCGCTGATATCCAAGGCGGAACGCTCGCCGACATCGACGGGGGAACGGTACCGTACAGCGGTCAATGCACGGTCACGATGAGGCCGTTCTCTCTGCGCGCGTTCATTGCGGGAAAATAGGGATCCCAGCTGAAGGGAATGCCGGTCGCTGTAATGCAACGGAGCTCAACATGAAAGCACAGCCGAACATACTCTGGATATGCGCCGAGCATCACGGCATGCCGATGGGAGAGCTCTATGATCTTGAACATGATCCCGGCGAATTCGAGAACCGCTGGGACGACCCCTCGTTCGCCGACGTTCGCTACGACATGATCAGACGCTGTTTCGATGCGCGCATCTTCACCATGGACCCATTGCCCGGCCGACAGGGGCCGTTTTGATGGGACGCAGGCGTGCCATACTGGAAGCGCCGATGTGCTTCCGCACCTGTCTGCGGCGCTGGATCGGACAAGCAGAGCATTATTTCGGCATGCTGAAATATCCAGTATTTTTGCAGGAAAGTACATTCACTTTCCGCCGCCTGTCGCTATCATATTCGCATACTTCAAGCACCTCGGAGGACTTGTGAAAAAGTCGACAGCCGTCATCATCGGGGCGGGGCATCGCTCGCTCCTCTACGCCGAACACGCTTTGGTAAAGCCGGATGAACTTGCGATAGTCGGCGTTGCCGAGCCCGATGACGAAAAGCGCGCGCATGCGGCGAAGGTCCACTCGGTGCCCGCCGACCGATGCTACCGCACCGCGGAGGAATTAGCCGCTGTCCCGAAATTCGCCGACTTCGCGATAAACGGGACCATGGACAAGCTCCATGTGCCGACATCCATGGCGCTCCTGAAAGCGGGGTACGATATACTCCTCGAGAAGCCGTTCGCCACGAACGAGAAAGAGATGCTCGAACTGGTGAAGACAGCGAAGAAGCTCGGGCGGCGCATCGCGATATGCCATGTGCTTCGCTATGCGCCGTTCTATGCCGGGATAAAGAAGACGATACTCGACGGCGCCATCGGCGATATCATGAACATGCAGACGACGGAGAACGTGAGCTATCATCACGTCGCCGCGGCGTTCATACGCGGAAAATGGGGGACAAAGAAGTACGGGGGATCGTCCTTCCTCATGGCGAAATGCTGCCACGATCTCGATATGATAACGTGGCTGAAGAGCGGCATACCGCCCGTTCGCGTGTCCAGCATGGGAAGCCGCATGTATTTCAAACCGGAAAAGGCCCCTGCCGGATCCGGCACACACTGCATGATAGACTGCCCCGCGGCGGTCGAATCGAATTGCCTTTACTCGGCGAAAAAGCATTACATCGATCACAACTGGTGGCTGTTCTACGTCTGGGACATCAACGATAAATTCCAGGGACAGAAACTGCCCGATGCCGCTGAGCGCGAAAAGAAGCTCAAGGACCCGTCATTCCCCTACGGACGCTGCGTATGGAAAACGGAAGCGGATATCATCGATCATCAGTCCGTCGTCGTCGAATTCGCCGACGGCGCGACCGCGACCCACAACCTCGTTTCCGGCGCCGCGAAGGGCGGACGGAGCATACAGATCATCGGGACGAAGGGCGAGATACGCGGTGATTTCGAGTCGGGAAAATTCGAGATCAACCGCATCGATCCGCGTTCCGATAAGGAATATTCGCAGGAACTCGTCGATACGAACATCGCCGGCGATTTCAGCGGCATTGCCGGTGCGCACGGCGGCGGTGACGCGCGGCTCATCATGGACTTCGTCCGCGTCATGAACGGCGAAAAGCCGAGTTACTCGTATACCGGCATCGAGGATTCCGTCAACGGACATCTCACGGGTTTTTACGCAGATAGATCGATGGAAGAGAAGCGACAGCTAGCCATGCCGCCGCTACGGTAAGCATGAAAGCATACATACAGTTCGATTTTGAAGGCATTGCCGGCTTTGTTATTCGCGATACAGAGGACAGAAACATACCTACGGTGCTTGAACGTACCCACAGAATGATGAAAATAGCCAGTGCCGAGGTTTCCGCCGCTGCGAACGGGGCATTTGCCGCCGGGGCGGATGAAGTGGTCATTTGGGATTCTCACGGGAAAGGGAACACGCTACTCATCGAGGAGCTTCCCGAGAAGGCCGAGCTTATTACCGGAGACTATGACCGCGGGCCGTGGCTGCCGTTCTTTGAAGGCACGGATGTCGGGATATATATCGGCGGTCACGCAATGACCGGGACGCCCAGGGCCGTTACCCCGCACACGCGTATTGAGGTCAATGGAAGGTCATACGGTGAAGTCGGCATGTTCATCCTTGAATGCGGAGCGCGCGATGTGCCGGTGGTGCTCGTGAGCGGGGATACGGCGGTTGAACGTGAGATCGCGGACATGATACCGAAAAGTAATTTTGTAGCGACAAAAGATGCCGTCGGCCCCACACTGGCAAAAAGCATTACCCCGGCACTTTCATGCAAACGTATTTTTTCTGCGGCGCGCCGAGGCGTACGATCGCGGGCGCATATCCCGCCCTGCAGGATAACCCCGCCGTATACGTTCGGATATACCGGGTCCGGTGCGCCTCTATCGTATACGGATCCCGGCGATGATCTGCTTACCGGCTACCGCCGTTTCCTGAAAAAGCATCTCGGCTATACCAAAGGGTGGCCCGAGTATGATCTTCAGAACGAAGATTACGGCGTTGATTGAACGCTGAATAACATACCGTCATTAA from Spirochaetota bacterium includes:
- a CDS encoding beta-galactosidase, encoding MRHVIVAALTAVFTLCAEVPAHRLHGIIWLAGFTDRFGDATSLERHLPFVTGTLASNTYIDGVYIALRWDDFEPTKGDYKWDRLDSVIDCVRKADRFYKLVLDPGVDTPDYVYDEGATAFVISDEEQSKQPGKKQNREDRIPLPWDPIFRTNFVRVLSAIADRYGSDEKFAATAITGVSHRYSETHLPKNVAQWKKYDNVEAKVRESLIYYVDLFATLFPRQALCYEIAVPFSGMEQALRDSIAHAVTRYPSSISLQNNQLSGKNDNTRNPTYRIICEYKDVKNGFQNVSCLTPPCSTADGRQGDMMQTISNYVNAEAEYLEVWYIDGATTATTRSLRDAIDAAYAQKKR
- a CDS encoding DUF6259 domain-containing protein, producing MFRNYIAFLIFAFCSLAADIPSYLSEASVRNGGFDNGVKEWTAVYSERGEMTTVEDGGPCLSVKTTAANYFFYNNTEIPLTHRRLVVTFRAKGKGPLNFYQLLFDAAKKGVNTPGIMTIAPLSITLTPEWKEYSIALSVGSMGVMMKPYFLLSQAQSELVLDNVSVYYDTRSDDDVHREALKAHATKYVDAPAVRTPRFSGDIIDNDGLLYRITLTKNGDIAGRFAVEGGIAGMTGGRRKHAEAEVAVRIRTNGDDVSYEIKVTPNAGYGVFEVEYPLLVLKPISGAAHDRLIVPNQSGVIIDDPFSAEKSGRGSPHRFGKYIWYGTYGTTAQSMQCVLYENGSDGIMLWAKDGEGYIKDFEVSLNIAASYPGDGIRASVHHYPANTGAARTSWTSPYPVVTTRYHNGWQRAAKIYRDWALTQTWCAGGGILDRVKRGELSAWLANNPFWLIAINENTYDMLAKYTELFPGVEFSVFLTQWQRWPFDTGNPDYFPPKNEEGYRRLISLQKNRMHFFPYMNMIAFDNSFDHDANNNALSKFKASFAQPCSAVLMSSESAASVPHYVNYQEFWGRDGKKTEELKQMLRTAWNGPVDESIITQIRSDWMTIYSYEKEALVKKLTHAWGRDASVIDAIRVKNEFKPLCRADVRWREYFIGLASQNLTGYGTDGQYLDQSSVGGMFACWSTDHGHAPGFGTNHLNGTRAFFTGIHEKNRGKALKGEAICEYFIGAVEEAHCQMPEFHRAKLIPLFQTVYHGYISHMAWDITPPSFANMNDLTAAVSLMLHYGYKIGFATLEPYLKLISPEQERFALPYFKQAVKIMLATMDTFCYGERLADPVVTGSPWHEVSYYQDASGTKTVKAVRPVVEASCWRSLDGKKAMFFVSNSGDKAVTVTLASADIQGGTLADIDGGTVPYSGQCTVTMRPFSLRAFIAGK
- a CDS encoding Gfo/Idh/MocA family oxidoreductase translates to MKKSTAVIIGAGHRSLLYAEHALVKPDELAIVGVAEPDDEKRAHAAKVHSVPADRCYRTAEELAAVPKFADFAINGTMDKLHVPTSMALLKAGYDILLEKPFATNEKEMLELVKTAKKLGRRIAICHVLRYAPFYAGIKKTILDGAIGDIMNMQTTENVSYHHVAAAFIRGKWGTKKYGGSSFLMAKCCHDLDMITWLKSGIPPVRVSSMGSRMYFKPEKAPAGSGTHCMIDCPAAVESNCLYSAKKHYIDHNWWLFYVWDINDKFQGQKLPDAAEREKKLKDPSFPYGRCVWKTEADIIDHQSVVVEFADGATATHNLVSGAAKGGRSIQIIGTKGEIRGDFESGKFEINRIDPRSDKEYSQELVDTNIAGDFSGIAGAHGGGDARLIMDFVRVMNGEKPSYSYTGIEDSVNGHLTGFYADRSMEEKRQLAMPPLR
- a CDS encoding M55 family metallopeptidase is translated as MKAYIQFDFEGIAGFVIRDTEDRNIPTVLERTHRMMKIASAEVSAAANGAFAAGADEVVIWDSHGKGNTLLIEELPEKAELITGDYDRGPWLPFFEGTDVGIYIGGHAMTGTPRAVTPHTRIEVNGRSYGEVGMFILECGARDVPVVLVSGDTAVEREIADMIPKSNFVATKDAVGPTLAKSITPALSCKRIFSAARRGVRSRAHIPPCRITPPYTFGYTGSGAPLSYTDPGDDLLTGYRRFLKKHLGYTKGWPEYDLQNEDYGVD